Proteins from a single region of candidate division WOR-3 bacterium:
- a CDS encoding MFS transporter: protein MIKGKERIIIFWLSQFISAVGDNLFFASLLFLILLIEKEKASFKAGITSFSETLPYLIFGIFAGFFVDRFKKKKVMIYSDLLRALILFLVPLLYKNNFLNFITLSISAFLLSTFSSFFFPARDSVIPKIAEGKTLLRINAFIQSSTQIAQVIGTFLAGFLLTILKGDPVNKILNLFLIDGITFFISFLLIGILFIPEDKKTKIPLKTDFIEGLKFILKDKLLRGLLILTALDNLFIMGPAVVGANLLIKNYFNLKAHHLAYFHSFLSFGWLVGTIFIAKYGIYYKKRLLLIFGIFMDGITYIPFIFIKNYYLALLMILIHGFFISFITVPRTTLIQEYVPERYIARVFSMIQLTVIGFMAISSLLTGILGEYLSPPLLFLIGGSGGALTGLFAFFFFKTLRKINF from the coding sequence ATGATTAAGGGAAAAGAAAGAATTATAATTTTCTGGTTAAGTCAATTTATCTCAGCAGTGGGAGATAATCTCTTTTTTGCCTCTCTTTTATTTCTTATTCTTTTAATTGAAAAAGAGAAAGCCTCTTTTAAGGCAGGAATAACAAGTTTTTCTGAAACTTTGCCCTATTTAATTTTTGGTATTTTTGCTGGATTCTTTGTTGATAGATTTAAAAAAAAGAAAGTTATGATATATTCTGACCTTTTAAGGGCACTTATTTTATTTTTGGTTCCTTTACTTTATAAGAATAATTTTTTAAATTTTATCACTTTGTCAATTTCCGCTTTTTTGCTTTCAACTTTTTCAAGCTTTTTCTTTCCTGCAAGAGATTCTGTTATTCCAAAGATTGCTGAAGGAAAAACTCTTTTAAGGATAAATGCTTTTATTCAGAGTTCAACACAGATTGCTCAGGTTATTGGAACCTTTTTAGCTGGATTTTTACTTACAATTTTAAAAGGTGATCCTGTTAATAAAATTCTTAATTTATTTTTAATTGATGGCATAACTTTTTTTATATCTTTTTTACTTATTGGAATTTTATTTATTCCTGAAGATAAAAAAACTAAAATTCCTCTTAAAACTGATTTTATTGAAGGGTTAAAATTCATTTTAAAGGATAAACTTTTAAGAGGTCTACTAATTCTAACTGCTCTTGATAATCTTTTTATTATGGGACCTGCTGTGGTTGGTGCAAATCTTTTAATAAAAAATTATTTTAATTTAAAAGCACATCACCTTGCTTACTTTCACTCCTTTTTATCCTTTGGATGGTTAGTTGGAACTATATTCATTGCTAAATACGGCATTTATTATAAAAAGAGACTTTTGCTTATATTCGGAATATTTATGGATGGTATTACATATATCCCATTTATTTTTATAAAGAATTATTATCTTGCTCTTCTTATGATTTTAATTCATGGTTTCTTTATATCTTTTATAACTGTTCCAAGAACAACCCTCATACAGGAATATGTTCCTGAAAGGTATATTGCAAGGGTTTTTTCAATGATTCAATTAACTGTTATAGGATTTATGGCTATTTCTTCACTCTTAACAGGAATTTTAGGGGAGTATCTTTCACCTCCTCTTCTTTTTTTAATAGGGGGTTCAGGTGGTGCCTTAACAGGTCTCTTTGCTTTTTTCTTTTTTAAAACCTTGAGAAAAATTAACTTTTAA
- a CDS encoding radical SAM protein, with protein sequence MKKFIYEKPINVYFESTIACDLKCKHCRAEAIPERSPFELKTEEVKNLMDDIKNMGSHLVISGGDPLKREDLFELLLYAKNIKLPVAVTPTTSPLATYENVKKMKELSIYALGISLDGPDKNTQDSFRGVNGTFENSMSVLNYAKELSIKVQVNTTCTRETIERIKEIYYLLLKNFSPPVNRWSVFFLVPVGRGAELELPSKREIEDLLLFLYEKSKEAPFHITTTEAPFYKIFYTLKEIEKGKSLDEIIMDTRKLGLGVRDGNGVIFVSYKGDIYPAGFLPLKLGNVRENKLSYVYENNEILKNLRNTELLKGKCGICYFKDMCGGSRSRAYTMKGDYLEEDPVCIFDEKFLKKLKVNFSQGFKKEKSKETC encoded by the coding sequence ATGAAAAAATTTATATATGAAAAACCTATAAATGTTTATTTTGAGTCAACAATAGCCTGTGACCTTAAATGTAAACATTGCAGAGCAGAAGCAATTCCTGAAAGATCCCCCTTTGAACTTAAAACAGAAGAGGTAAAAAATTTAATGGATGACATAAAAAATATGGGTTCTCATCTTGTTATTTCAGGTGGTGACCCTTTAAAAAGAGAAGACTTATTTGAACTTCTCCTTTATGCAAAAAATATTAAACTTCCAGTTGCAGTTACACCTACCACATCACCCCTTGCCACCTATGAAAATGTAAAGAAAATGAAAGAATTATCAATCTATGCCCTGGGTATAAGCCTTGATGGTCCAGATAAAAACACTCAAGATTCCTTCAGGGGTGTTAATGGAACTTTTGAAAATTCAATGAGTGTTTTAAATTATGCGAAGGAACTTTCAATAAAAGTCCAAGTTAATACAACCTGCACAAGAGAAACTATAGAGAGAATAAAGGAAATTTATTATCTTCTCTTAAAAAATTTTTCACCACCTGTTAATAGATGGAGTGTTTTTTTCCTCGTACCTGTTGGAAGAGGTGCTGAACTTGAACTACCTTCAAAAAGAGAAATTGAAGATTTACTTTTATTTTTATACGAAAAATCAAAGGAAGCACCTTTTCATATAACAACAACTGAAGCACCCTTTTATAAGATCTTCTATACTCTAAAAGAAATAGAAAAAGGAAAAAGTTTAGATGAAATAATTATGGATACAAGAAAACTTGGTTTGGGAGTTAGGGATGGTAATGGGGTTATTTTTGTTTCTTATAAGGGAGATATTTATCCTGCTGGTTTTTTACCTTTAAAACTTGGAAATGTTAGAGAAAATAAATTATCCTATGTTTATGAAAATAATGAAATTTTAAAAAATCTAAGGAATACAGAACTTTTAAAAGGTAAATGCGGTATTTGCTATTTCAAAGATATGTGCGGTGGCTCAAGGTCAAGAGCTTACACAATGAAAGGTGATTACCTTGAAGAAGATCCTGTATGTATTTTTGATGAAAAATTTTTAAAGAAATTAAAAGTTAATTTTTCTCAAGGTTTTAAAAAAGAAAAAAGCAAAGAGACCTGTTAA